In the Telopea speciosissima isolate NSW1024214 ecotype Mountain lineage chromosome 2, Tspe_v1, whole genome shotgun sequence genome, one interval contains:
- the LOC122651240 gene encoding polygalacturonase non-catalytic subunit AroGP2-like, translating into MTHPILLLGFLIVAYFSGSQAQNAFSQYWEENIGIPHPPHWLAAKASPLSSHQAKMYMKLMEENELTSHLSSFCKQANVACSTNALLKKTTDYTTLPPIAQWNDQKLKYEPLPNGITLSIASQGGLPYFRESMVTKGGLMPVPDLRDPMSYKSFLPRSLASKIPFSFARMEDLKKLFGVVDESKMDEYIQGTLNICQKSPVRGEQCTCVISGEDLIDFVVKKLGHHVHIWSTENVEGSYENVTIGVVNLIYENLSEPPTLCHSLPFPFQVYYCHVFQKVKLYAVEIKAQRKVNHAIMACHYDTSTWDPNHLAFKLLGFGPGLIEVCHWINQNGVVWTKNLS; encoded by the exons ATGACGCATCCCATTCTGTTGCTTGGATTTCTGATAGTAGCATACTTTAGT GGTTCTCAAGCTCAAAATGCCTTCTCACAATACTGGGAAGAGAATATTGGCATTCCACACCCTCCACATTGGCTAGCTGCAAAGGCTTCTCCATTGAGTTCCCATCAAGCGAAAATGTATATGAAACTTATGGAGGAAAATGAATTGACTTCCCACCTGTCTTCCTTTTGTAAGCAAGCTAATGTTGCTTGTTCTACAAATGCACTACTGAAGAAGACAACAGACTACACAACCCTACCACCAATAGCCCAGTGGAATGATCAGAAACTGAAGTATGAACCTCTTCCAAATGGAATAACCTTGTCGATTGCCAGTCAAGGAGGATTACCATATTTTCGGGAATCAATGGTGACAAAGGGAGGTTTAATGCCTGTCCCTGATCTAAGGGACCCAATGTCATACAAATCATTCTTGCCACGGTCTCTGGCAtcaaaaatcccattttcctttgCTCGGATGGAGGATTTGAAGAAGCTTTTTGGTGTGGTGGATGAATCAAAAATGGATGAATATATTCAAGGCACCCTCAATATATGTCAGAAAAGCCCAGTACGAGGTGAGCAGTGCACTTGTGTGATTTCCGGCGAAGATCTCATTGATTTTGTTGTCAAGAAATTAGGGCACCATGTTCACATATGGAGTACTGAGAACGTCGAAGGATCTTATGAGAATGTCACAATTGGAGTTGTGAATCTCATTTATGAAAACCTCTCCGAACCACCTACCTTATGTCATAGTCTGCCATTCCCATTTCAAGTCTACTATTGCCATGTTTTTCAGAAAGTAAAATTATATGCAGTTGAAATAAAAGCACAGAGGAAAGTGAATCATGCGATCATGGCATGCCATTATGACACATCAACTTGGGATCCAAATCATCTCGCTTTTAAGCTGTTGGGTTTTGGGCCAGGCCTAATTGAAGTTTGTCATTGGATAAACCAGAATGGAGTGGTTTGGACAAAGAATCTAAGTTGA